In Paenarthrobacter sp. GOM3, a single window of DNA contains:
- a CDS encoding cation:dicarboxylate symporter family transporter, with protein sequence MTSQRGESAVAAKGGRKGLDKSHYLYIAVILAVVLGAVVGLLFPEVGKSLKPLGDGFIKLIKMMIAPVIFCTIVLGIGSIAKAATVGKVGGLALGYFVAMSTFALAIGLVVGNLIHPGEGLKLTPYDPNKKAATDSTADFLLGIIPGDIPVLPTLLAAILVGFALQKMGKEGAPILKAIGHGQRLVFRILIMIMWLAPVGAFGAIAAVVGATGAQAIFSMFTLMLAFYITCALFIVVILGTLLRVVAGVNIFRLMKYLAREYLLIFSTSSSEAALPRLIAKMEHLGVSKPVVGVTVPTGYSFNLDGTAIYLTMASLFVANAMGTPLDLGAQISLLIFMIIASKGAAGVTGAGLATLAAGLQAHKPELLGGVGMIVGIDRFMSEARALTNFTGNAVATVLIGTWVKEIDNGQVERVLSGSEPFDEQTMIAHGSDEETAPEGEPREKATV encoded by the coding sequence ATGACCTCTCAACGAGGAGAGTCGGCAGTCGCTGCCAAAGGTGGACGCAAGGGGCTCGACAAGTCCCACTACCTGTATATCGCCGTCATCCTGGCCGTTGTGCTGGGCGCCGTAGTCGGCCTGCTGTTCCCTGAGGTCGGAAAATCCCTCAAGCCGCTGGGTGACGGTTTCATCAAGCTCATCAAGATGATGATCGCCCCCGTCATTTTCTGCACGATCGTCCTGGGTATCGGTTCGATCGCCAAGGCCGCAACGGTGGGCAAGGTAGGCGGACTGGCCCTGGGCTACTTCGTGGCGATGTCCACGTTCGCCCTGGCCATCGGCTTGGTTGTCGGCAACCTCATCCACCCGGGAGAGGGACTCAAGCTGACCCCCTATGACCCGAACAAGAAGGCCGCAACGGACAGCACCGCGGACTTCCTCCTGGGCATCATTCCGGGCGACATCCCTGTCCTGCCCACCCTGCTGGCAGCCATCCTGGTTGGCTTCGCCCTGCAGAAGATGGGCAAGGAGGGTGCTCCCATCCTGAAGGCCATCGGCCACGGGCAGCGGCTCGTCTTCCGCATCCTGATCATGATCATGTGGCTTGCTCCCGTCGGCGCCTTCGGTGCGATCGCCGCCGTCGTCGGTGCAACCGGTGCCCAAGCGATCTTCAGCATGTTCACCCTGATGCTGGCCTTCTACATCACCTGCGCCCTGTTCATCGTGGTCATCCTGGGAACGCTGCTCCGGGTCGTGGCCGGCGTCAACATCTTCCGGCTCATGAAGTACCTGGCCCGCGAGTACCTGCTCATCTTCTCCACGTCCTCCTCCGAAGCTGCCCTGCCCCGCCTCATCGCCAAGATGGAGCACCTGGGTGTCTCCAAGCCGGTTGTTGGCGTCACGGTCCCCACGGGCTACTCCTTCAACCTGGACGGCACAGCCATCTACCTGACCATGGCGTCCCTCTTCGTCGCCAACGCCATGGGCACTCCGCTGGACCTGGGCGCCCAGATCTCGCTGCTCATCTTCATGATCATCGCCTCCAAGGGTGCTGCCGGTGTCACCGGCGCAGGCCTGGCAACACTCGCCGCCGGCCTCCAGGCACACAAGCCCGAACTCCTGGGCGGCGTGGGCATGATCGTGGGAATCGACCGGTTCATGTCCGAGGCCCGCGCCTTGACCAACTTCACCGGCAACGCCGTGGCCACGGTCCTGATCGGAACCTGGGTCAAGGAAATCGACAATGGCCAGGTGGAGCGCGTCCTCTCGGGCAGCGAACCCTTCGACGAGCAGACCATGATCGCCCACGGCAGTGACGAGGAAACTGCCCCCGAGGGTGAGCCCCGGGAGAAGGCAACCGTCTAG
- a CDS encoding ParA family protein: MSIERGSATLEGTGLDLEDAIMGPTGRPHREFPEPAPLASHGPARVIAMVNQKGGVGKTTSTINLAAALAEYGRRVLLVDFDPQGALSAGLGANPHELDLTVYNVLMDRKVSIRDAIQQTGVDGVDLLPANIDLSAAEVQLVNEVAREQVLDRALKSVEDDYDVVLIDCQPSLGLLTVNALTAAHGVIIPLICEFFALRAVALLVETIEKVQDRLNPRLQVDGVLATMYDARTLHSREVISRLVEAFGDKVFETVIKRSIKFADATVAAEPITSYAGNHIGADAYRRLAKELISRGGAP; the protein is encoded by the coding sequence GTGAGCATCGAACGGGGTTCCGCAACGTTGGAAGGTACCGGGCTCGATCTGGAAGACGCCATCATGGGGCCCACTGGGCGCCCCCACCGCGAATTTCCGGAACCCGCTCCGTTGGCCTCCCACGGCCCGGCGAGAGTCATCGCCATGGTCAATCAAAAGGGTGGCGTAGGCAAAACCACGTCCACCATCAATCTCGCGGCTGCGCTCGCAGAGTACGGTCGGCGTGTCCTCCTGGTGGACTTCGATCCCCAGGGTGCACTGTCCGCTGGGCTGGGTGCCAATCCGCACGAGCTCGACCTCACCGTCTACAACGTCCTCATGGACCGCAAGGTGAGCATCCGCGACGCCATCCAGCAGACCGGAGTGGACGGCGTGGACCTTTTGCCCGCCAACATCGACCTTTCCGCGGCCGAAGTCCAGCTGGTGAACGAGGTAGCCCGCGAGCAGGTCCTGGACCGAGCACTGAAGAGCGTCGAAGACGATTACGACGTCGTCCTGATCGACTGCCAGCCTTCCCTGGGCCTCCTGACCGTCAACGCCCTGACAGCAGCACACGGAGTCATCATCCCGTTGATCTGCGAGTTCTTCGCCTTGCGCGCGGTCGCCCTCCTGGTGGAGACCATCGAAAAGGTGCAGGACCGCCTCAACCCGCGCCTGCAGGTGGACGGTGTCCTGGCAACCATGTACGACGCCCGCACGCTGCACAGCCGCGAAGTGATCTCACGGTTGGTTGAGGCCTTCGGCGACAAAGTCTTCGAAACCGTCATCAAACGCTCCATCAAGTTTGCCGATGCCACCGTCGCGGCCGAGCCGATCACCAGCTACGCCGGCAACCACATTGGCGCAGACGCCTACCGCCGCCTTGCCAAGGAACTGATTTCGCGCGGCGGCGCGCCGTAG
- a CDS encoding segregation and condensation protein A has protein sequence MGPSLAPMTDTPAAASATVGDTAPDAGTPEARKPGFEVRLANFTGPFDLLLGLISKHKLDITEVALATVTDEFIKYIRRLQELGEDWALDEASEFLVIAATLLDLKAARLLPAGEVEDAEDIALLEARDLLFARLLQYKAFKEIAGILGGTLEEEALRYPRQVALEGHFAALLPELVWRHTPGQFAELAAKALKPKDTAAPEVGLDHLHAPPVSVKEQAEILGYRLKLGAPLTFNALIADAETTLTVVARFLALLEMFRDRVVAFEQPEPLAVLTVRWTGDDATWDSSSLSEEYGAGPGMDESGNDGDSNE, from the coding sequence GTGGGACCATCGCTCGCCCCGATGACTGACACTCCCGCGGCTGCGTCAGCAACCGTAGGGGATACAGCGCCCGACGCCGGTACCCCCGAGGCCCGCAAGCCGGGCTTCGAGGTGCGGCTGGCCAACTTCACTGGCCCCTTCGACCTCCTTCTGGGCCTGATATCCAAGCACAAGCTGGATATCACCGAAGTTGCCTTGGCTACGGTCACCGATGAGTTCATCAAGTACATTCGCCGCCTGCAGGAACTCGGCGAGGACTGGGCGTTGGACGAGGCCAGCGAGTTCCTGGTGATCGCCGCAACGTTACTGGACCTTAAGGCTGCGCGCCTCCTTCCGGCCGGCGAAGTGGAAGACGCAGAGGATATTGCACTCCTCGAGGCCCGGGACCTGCTCTTCGCCAGGCTCCTGCAGTACAAAGCCTTCAAGGAAATTGCCGGGATACTGGGCGGGACCTTGGAGGAGGAAGCACTCCGCTACCCACGACAGGTGGCTTTGGAAGGCCACTTCGCGGCGTTGCTCCCTGAACTCGTGTGGCGGCACACGCCCGGACAGTTCGCGGAACTGGCGGCCAAGGCGCTCAAACCCAAGGACACTGCGGCCCCGGAAGTTGGCCTGGACCACCTCCATGCTCCGCCGGTCAGTGTTAAAGAGCAGGCAGAAATCCTGGGCTACCGCTTGAAGCTGGGCGCACCCCTTACTTTTAACGCGTTGATCGCTGATGCCGAGACCACCCTGACGGTGGTGGCCCGCTTCCTTGCCTTGTTGGAGATGTTCCGGGACCGGGTGGTTGCCTTCGAACAACCCGAGCCCCTTGCCGTGCTGACAGTGCGTTGGACCGGCGACGACGCCACCTGGGACAGTTCGAGCCTGAGCGAGGAATACGGGGCAGGACCAGGCATGGACGAATCCGGGAACGATGGAGACAGTAATGAGTGA
- the scpB gene encoding SMC-Scp complex subunit ScpB, giving the protein MSEQVTEQDGLVGLEKLPGGARAALEAVLMVIDEPATTEELAAGLNVTVAVVEDLLHDLQREYSGYTDKAPDVDAVGFADASTAPRGFELRNVAGGWRIYSRSDFADIVGRFVLEGQTTRLTQAALETLAVIAYRQPVSRARVSAIRGVNVDSVVRTLTQRGLIEDSGSDPESGAVLYRTTSYFLERMGIGSVAELPQLSPHLPGLEGIDEYYDATRM; this is encoded by the coding sequence ATGAGTGAACAGGTAACGGAGCAGGACGGCCTGGTCGGGCTAGAAAAACTGCCGGGCGGAGCCCGCGCTGCGTTGGAAGCTGTCCTCATGGTCATCGACGAGCCCGCCACCACCGAAGAGCTGGCCGCGGGACTGAACGTCACGGTCGCCGTCGTCGAGGATTTGCTGCATGACCTGCAGCGGGAGTATAGCGGCTATACTGATAAAGCCCCGGACGTGGATGCTGTCGGCTTTGCCGATGCCAGCACTGCACCCCGGGGTTTTGAATTGCGGAACGTCGCCGGAGGATGGCGGATCTATTCGCGGTCGGATTTCGCCGACATCGTGGGCAGGTTCGTCCTGGAAGGGCAGACCACCAGGCTGACTCAGGCGGCGCTTGAGACTTTGGCGGTCATTGCCTACCGGCAACCGGTCTCCAGGGCCCGGGTGTCCGCGATTCGAGGCGTCAATGTCGATTCCGTCGTCCGGACTCTTACCCAGCGTGGTTTGATCGAGGACTCCGGAAGCGATCCCGAATCCGGGGCGGTCCTGTACAGGACTACCTCCTACTTCCTTGAGCGGATGGGCATTGGCTCGGTGGCAGAACTGCCCCAGCTCTCGCCCCACCTTCCGGGTTTGGAAGGGATCGACGAGTACTACGACGCCACCCGGATGTAG
- a CDS encoding pseudouridine synthase produces the protein MTQAGRQSSPRNGSGRNSSGRNEAKGGAGRSNAGGFSGRGGSAGAGKRNFTQGEGRPFKASKPREAAPFDPDNPTSAGDYDRGQAARPAKPFRKPGSNKPGFGKAPGTPGALKPKPKQAKQFGSKAFGSERFGQNLGPIRKPGRNRGPRQEVPQSDLHDVDGVRLQKVMAQAGVASRRVCEEMILEGRVEVDGVVTTELGMRVDPTAAVIHVDGIRIQLDETLVYMVFNKPKGVVSTMEDPEGRPCISDFLKNNKNKGERLFHVGRLDVATEGLLLLTNDGELANRLTHPSYEVPKTYLVQVRGPFPQGVGAKLKNGVELEDGVAAVDSFKLVDSTPGHVLIEVVLHSGKNRIVRRMFDAVGFPVERLVRVKVGPIGLGDQRQGSIRNLGRQEVGHLLASVGL, from the coding sequence ATGACACAGGCGGGACGCCAGAGTTCACCACGTAACGGTTCGGGGCGCAACAGCTCCGGACGCAATGAGGCCAAGGGCGGCGCAGGCCGCTCCAACGCCGGCGGCTTTTCCGGCCGCGGCGGCAGCGCCGGCGCTGGAAAGCGCAACTTCACACAGGGCGAGGGTCGCCCCTTCAAGGCTTCGAAGCCGCGCGAAGCGGCTCCCTTCGATCCCGACAACCCCACATCGGCCGGCGATTACGATCGCGGCCAGGCCGCCAGGCCAGCCAAGCCTTTCCGTAAGCCCGGCTCCAACAAGCCCGGCTTTGGCAAGGCTCCCGGTACTCCGGGCGCGCTGAAGCCCAAGCCGAAGCAGGCAAAGCAGTTCGGTTCCAAAGCGTTCGGCAGCGAACGCTTCGGCCAGAACCTGGGCCCCATCCGCAAGCCGGGCCGCAACCGCGGACCGCGACAGGAAGTCCCGCAGTCGGACCTTCACGACGTAGACGGTGTACGCCTGCAGAAGGTCATGGCGCAGGCCGGCGTGGCTTCCCGCCGCGTCTGTGAGGAAATGATCCTCGAAGGTCGCGTCGAGGTTGACGGCGTGGTGACCACCGAGCTCGGCATGCGCGTGGATCCCACGGCTGCCGTGATCCACGTTGACGGCATCCGGATCCAGCTCGACGAAACGCTGGTCTACATGGTGTTCAACAAGCCCAAGGGCGTCGTTTCCACCATGGAAGACCCCGAGGGCCGACCCTGCATCAGCGATTTCCTCAAGAACAACAAGAACAAGGGCGAACGACTGTTCCACGTCGGCCGCCTCGATGTCGCCACTGAGGGACTGCTGCTGCTGACGAACGACGGCGAACTCGCCAACCGTCTGACGCACCCTTCCTATGAGGTGCCCAAGACGTACCTGGTGCAGGTCCGTGGCCCGTTCCCGCAGGGCGTCGGCGCCAAGCTCAAGAACGGCGTCGAGCTCGAAGATGGCGTAGCAGCTGTGGACTCGTTCAAGCTGGTTGACTCCACTCCCGGCCACGTCCTGATCGAGGTTGTCCTCCACTCCGGCAAGAACCGTATTGTGCGTCGTATGTTCGACGCTGTCGGTTTCCCGGTGGAGCGGCTGGTCCGTGTCAAGGTCGGTCCAATCGGTTTGGGCGACCAGCGACAGGGCAGCATCCGCAACCTCGGCAGGCAGGAAGTCGGACACCTCCTGGCATCCGTAGGGCTCTAG
- a CDS encoding prephenate dehydrogenase, with protein sequence MSAFGTHGRGHLDGPVVVLGTGLLGASIGLGLRGRGVPVFLFDPSPTNQAVAVDIGAGRPLAELDQEPQLVVVAAPPDVTADVVEKALADYPSAVVVDIASVKAAIQAELRERGVDLTRYVGTHPMAGREKSGPVAARGELFTSMPWVVCPTEETGSAALQAARSLAGDLGATVSQFTADEHDEAVALVSHLPQIMSSLLAGRLQGTPLHALSLAGNGLRDTTRIAASDPTLWVQILGGNANKVVSILHGVREDLNRLIGTLEEPLAPGARLDLAQLISEGNAGQARIPGKHGGPPQAYSWLTILVDDKPGQIAHLLTEIGEIGVNVEDLRLDHSSGQNVGMVELSVLPSKHDLLVEALTDRGWRVLQ encoded by the coding sequence ATGTCGGCATTCGGTACGCACGGCCGGGGCCATCTCGATGGCCCGGTCGTCGTTCTCGGTACAGGCCTGCTTGGGGCCAGCATAGGCCTGGGCCTGCGCGGCCGCGGGGTTCCCGTCTTCCTTTTTGATCCGTCACCGACCAACCAGGCCGTTGCCGTGGATATCGGCGCGGGGCGTCCGTTGGCGGAGCTGGACCAGGAACCCCAGCTTGTTGTTGTTGCCGCACCGCCGGACGTCACGGCCGATGTCGTGGAGAAGGCGCTGGCGGACTACCCGTCCGCGGTCGTCGTCGATATTGCCAGCGTGAAAGCCGCCATCCAGGCTGAACTGCGTGAGCGGGGCGTTGATCTCACCCGGTACGTGGGTACCCATCCCATGGCCGGCCGGGAAAAGTCGGGTCCGGTCGCGGCGCGCGGTGAGCTTTTCACATCCATGCCGTGGGTTGTTTGTCCGACGGAGGAAACCGGAAGTGCGGCCCTTCAGGCGGCCCGGTCTCTCGCCGGAGATCTCGGGGCGACCGTTTCGCAGTTCACCGCCGACGAGCACGATGAAGCCGTGGCCTTGGTTTCGCATCTGCCGCAGATCATGTCATCCCTGCTCGCCGGCCGTCTCCAGGGGACGCCGCTGCATGCGTTGTCCCTGGCGGGCAACGGGCTCAGGGACACCACCCGCATCGCGGCCAGCGATCCCACGCTGTGGGTGCAGATCCTGGGCGGCAATGCGAACAAGGTGGTGTCGATTTTGCACGGCGTCCGCGAGGACCTGAACCGCCTGATCGGAACATTGGAAGAACCCCTGGCACCCGGCGCCCGGCTTGACCTTGCACAGCTCATCAGCGAGGGCAATGCGGGGCAGGCCCGGATTCCGGGCAAGCACGGCGGACCGCCGCAGGCCTACTCGTGGCTCACCATCCTGGTGGACGACAAGCCAGGCCAGATCGCTCACCTCCTGACGGAGATCGGCGAGATCGGCGTGAATGTCGAAGACCTCCGGCTCGACCATTCGTCGGGTCAGAACGTGGGCATGGTGGAGCTTTCCGTGCTTCCCAGCAAGCACGACCTCCTTGTTGAAGCTTTGACTGACCGTGGATGGCGGGTACTCCAGTAA